The DNA sequence AAATTACAAATGTCATTTCGGATTCAACAAACTCATTTCTAGAATGATTCTAAtgataatagttataaaagtaaagtggtaaattttctttatatttaataaattttattttgtgttatataacttatttatagccaagtaatatatatatcacaatttCTCCGTATACATAGACGAAAGAGAAGATTCTGCCGAATAATCGTAAAAACTATATCTAAATTGAACTGGAATAACATAGGTTCAAGAAACATGGGTTCAATacaagtatatgtatatacacttattctttttatttaatttattataataataattttctttgttattatgTTGACATGGAAATAATATTGCCATGTGTCAACGCATAGAGCATGTAATAGGTGAAAACTGAAATGTCAACGTCATATTACGAAAACAGAAACAGCGTTTTCTTTGCTTGTTTTCTTCATAAATCTTGgactaaacaaaacaataaatatggaTATAACTCCATTATTCAAAGCTTGTATAAAAACCGTAAGAACACGGAATAAAGCTTTTGGAATTCACAGTCCATCTAGTGAAGATAAACAACGAATACTTCGAACTAAACCGAAGACTGCTTTCATGATAACAGCTAAGGatataacattacaaataacaaaattacgcGACTTTATGCTGGAGCACAGAGAAAGATACTTAAGTTTCTTTAATAGCGTTACCGGAGATGAGATGTCGGAGGCTGAACGAGATCAAATAGACACGGGCGCgcaaagaattattaatacatgttCACATCTACTTAAAGAATTCAGAAATGACAATCGTAAACTTTCTGTCTCTCAGCAGACACGAGATTACATGGATGCAGTTATAGACCTGATAGactcatatttaaaatctgtttGCAAAATTCACAGTGAATTAAAGGCCTTAAGAGTGAAAAGGGCACTTGACATTCGAAAATTATCTCGCTTAGAACAGCCACAGACTAAATCAAGCATTCCAAATccttttatagataataaaatcatagaaCAAGAAGAAGAGAAAGATGAAGAAAATGTAGAAGAAACAGACAATCGGAAAACAAAAATGGATTTATCGGAAAATGAAGTAGCTGTTATGTCTGACCAGGGAGAACTAAGTGCTGAAGAGTTACAAATGTTTGAGTCGGAGAATGTTCAATTGTTGAATGAACTGAATAGTATGACTGAAGAAGTTCGTCAAATAGAGAGTAAAGTGCTACATATAGCAGAATTACAGgaaatatttacagaaaaggtatgaaaatttttttttattcattaacttAAAAAGTATACTAAATgcttataagttataacattGATGTAGAAACAAATGAAATGGTAAATAAGTCACTATACAAATAATGAAGtgataatatatgatttttgttacAGGTTTTGCAACAGGAACAAGATATCGACAGGATAGCAAATACTGTTGTTGGAACTACAGAAACTATGAAAGATGccaatgaacaaataaaacaagccATACAGAGGAATGCTGGCCTTAGAGTTTACATACTTTTCTTTTTGCTTGTCATGTCATTTACATTACTGTTCTTGGACTGGTATAATGAGTAATCCATCAGCACTCACTCAATGTCCGCTGTAATGAGGAACTCAAagcaaacaaacaatttttctgTTCTGGTTGCTTCCGTTAggcttttttcatttaatttattatgtgagaaaacaaaataaattgttattgaatttgaagctgttgttatttataatcattaaatatgcTTTAATCTGtaacataaatcttttaattacaaaatattagtgtTTTCCAGTAGACTCTTTGTCTAGTTCTCATATTGAAATGCTCTATTAAAGGGGTTCCCAAACTTATTTTGTCTACTGGcactttga is a window from the Danaus plexippus chromosome 19, MEX_DaPlex, whole genome shotgun sequence genome containing:
- the LOC116767906 gene encoding syntaxin-18; the encoded protein is MDITPLFKACIKTVRTRNKAFGIHSPSSEDKQRILRTKPKTAFMITAKDITLQITKLRDFMLEHRERYLSFFNSVTGDEMSEAERDQIDTGAQRIINTCSHLLKEFRNDNRKLSVSQQTRDYMDAVIDLIDSYLKSVCKIHSELKALRVKRALDIRKLSRLEQPQTKSSIPNPFIDNKIIEQEEEKDEENVEETDNRKTKMDLSENEVAVMSDQGELSAEELQMFESENVQLLNELNSMTEEVRQIESKVLHIAELQEIFTEKVLQQEQDIDRIANTVVGTTETMKDANEQIKQAIQRNAGLRVYILFFLLVMSFTLLFLDWYNE